The sequence below is a genomic window from Oncorhynchus nerka isolate Pitt River linkage group LG7, Oner_Uvic_2.0, whole genome shotgun sequence.
tggggtcattgtccatttgtaagacccatttgtgacccaAGCTTTAACTaatttcttgagatgttgcttcaatctaTCCACATAAATGTtcttcctcatgacgccatctattttgtgaagttcaccagtccctcctgcagcaaagcaaataaataatcaaatctCAACAGAATTGGACCCAGTAAACCTTCGAAAATACAGAACTCAGTGTCTACAGACAAGCAGTTGTTATTGTTTGTTCTAGCAACACAggacagaaatgtcagtgttttCCAATGAATTGGTTCCAGACATATTCCAGATGAGGGAAGACGTCACAAAAACACATTTTGCTGTTGACCATCATAGTGATTCTAGTATTAATTAGGATGTCATGCGGacaactgtgtttgttgtgtgcgTTTCTATGCAGAGTGGTTCTGTGTATGTCTAAAGCGGTgtgctgtttgtgtgtgcttCAGTTTCAACAGAGGTGCCGCTTCGCCAGAGCACCATGGGGGACCTGTGGAGATCTGGCCCCTGACCCCCTGGCAGTGGAACCCCTCCCGCCCTGCTGGCTGTCTGGAGCCTCCCTCTCCAAGGATAGAGGGGTACAGCACAGTGCTGTTGTCCTTCTATCTCCATCCCCccatctttttctctctttctctctgtctctctctctctgtctctctctctctgtctctctctctctctctgtctctctctgtctctctctctctctctctgtctctacaaccTCTCCTGTCTACGGACAAAGTGCCTCGTCTACAGACATGTCTGTAACCCCCGTATTTGGTCCCACAGTTGTTCCATCTCATCCCCTAACCCACCAACCCAACAAATGTCCTTCGCTTATTTCTGTCGACTCTCGAACTAAATCGACACGAGAAACAAACAATGGTGTACTCAATGTTCAAGTGATGTTTTGCTCCATCGTGTTCAACCATGAATGGGGTGGACGAGACAAGAAAGGGTAAAGCTATGCCGTTTCTCTTTGCGCTGTTGGAATCCCAATCTATTCTCTCTCGCTTCAATTCAAAGTGCTCACTCTCTGCTGGCTATCATCTACTTGAACCAAAGACTCTGTTTTTGCTAGCAGCAGTCATTACTGCAGCGTTGAGtaatggcagggaaacagtgaaGTGATCTGCTACCACTGAGGCATTGGCACGGACAAGCAAAGTCCTTACACGTCCCTTTCCCATGAAAGGCAAGAGGAAAGTCAGGATGTTCTTAATGGGCCTTTGTCAGTGGGGAGCTGATTTGTTTATCTTATTGGTTCCACCGATGGTCTTTTGTGCCATGCTCATCTACTGTAGTGCTTCCACCATCACAGCTACTGAGAGCATATTCAATCAAGGATAATGAGCTCCTCTCCGGACTCCATTTTGTTTCTTGTCCTGTGGTTGCTGGAAGGGGGGAGCTTGAAGCACAAGGAGGGGGAGCTTGAAGCACCATTTTACTTGTGCAATTTTTCTATTTATTTAGTTTTAATCTGTGTCCTTTCAATTCATTCTTGTTtcttttattgttattattggtgTGATTTTGTAATGTACAGGACATGGTTTTTAATGTTAGATCCAATTCCATTATTATCAGGCGACAAAAAGCACAATTCTCTGAATTTGCAGTTGCTTTGCAGATCCTGTTTTATATGTGAGAAATTTGAGGTCAATGTCAATTGATAAAATCGGTCGGATctgcagtctttctctctctgtgtaggttgTAACTCCCGTTGGTTTCAGCGACGGTTTTCCTCCTAATCGAATGGCATAATAAACAGGGTTAAACCTTTGCCAAGTGAGACAAGGGTAGCAGAAAATGGGATAGGGGAGAAGAAATGTCAGGATGCCAGCCAGGCTGCCATCACTGAAGTCTTTATGAGTATTACTGGGCCAGATGGCCTACAGCCCAAGATTAAAGAGTAGATTTGTCTCCAAAAAGTAATTTACAAGATGGATATAATCCAGGCTTGACTTTGTTTGGGAGAGTAACATCAGTGATGATGTCATAGGAAGGGTGACACCACACAACAAAGAGCcttcagttatatatatatatataatgggcAGTTGCTTCTTTCTTAACTATTCTTAGCATTTTGCATAAAAATCTAATGTCTAAGGTGTTCACACTGGATTTAGCCAGTGGCTCAATGATGTCATCCTTTGAGCGACCCTGCTGGTTGGCTACATAGAGGCTGTGCAGTGTCGTCTGCTGGTTGTGCAGAGCTGTTCTTGTACATAGTGTTCAGGCCTTTCAACTAGGGCTTGACTACGTCATCCCTTGCTCATCCTAACACCAGTGCAGTAACTTTCCACAATACTGAAAGTCTGATGTTTCAGTATTTCCCTTCAAATTATGTTTCAGTAAGTCCATTCTAAGTGTTATAGGACACATATTTCGCTGCAGTTTAGTTGTTGATATAATACTCATGCTATAAGTGGTATGCTATAAATGGTATGCTATCCTGGAAATGGAAATGTTTAGTTTCTATTTTCTTAGGCCTAGATTCGATCAGATCAAGCGTTAACCGGTGATAGCCGACACTCGCATAGCTAATGTTTTGGCGGTGTCAGCAAGTGGAACTGCattggagctgtcaaatcggtgaacagctgttcttgtgatcattgtcACAAAGCCACACCTGTCCCACTCGCGTTAGTTCAGAAGGAGAAAGTTTAGCCTACATAGAAATAATGACGCTCAAATTGAAAATCATTAAACAAAATAATGAGGATTTCTAGCAGCCTaatcgaggtgtagattacatctcacattccagtctTCGAACTCTTAATGTGACtccgtgcagccaatggcaatgtccgctttATGTATAATGATAGGAGAACACTTGTgcatttgacagctctaacgctGTTCCACCTACAGCACTGCCAAAATTACTACTGTGTGGATGTCGGCTAAATCTGATGTGATTGATTAGAGTCCTTTTAATTATGTTGcactgttgttgatgatgattttTTATTGTATTTCACTTTGCCTCTAAGGGTCAAAACGTtgtatgatgtggtgaaacattGAGGGGTGAATCCTACTTAGCTTAAAGATGAATTTTCATTGAGTTATGCATTGATGTCAGTGGGAGACTATGTGAAAATTTGACTAAAGTGGAAATTAGTGTTCGCTCTTAACACTTCAATACTTGAAATTCTATTCAAAATGGCTAAATCCTGTAGCTGCAGACTTGTGATCTGTGACTGTCAGGATGCCCATTGGCTGTTTTAAAAGAGTACAGTATGTTGACAGTCTGCTAGAAGTATGACATCGGTGTTGTAAATTTAATTTTCATTTACTGAGGTGTTTTGAATTTTACATTTCCTGTTGGTGCATTTTATATTGTGTAAGATTATTTGTTTGATTATTGTTATTTTAGTTTCTATTTGGTGTTATGACACCGTTGATGATAACATAATGATAATGAATTGTCCGTTATTAAGCAGGTGTTCTTGAAAGTATACAGAAATTATGAGTTATTTTATTTCTGCTCCTTAATTTACTTGAATATGATGTTGACATAGTTGGTTGCGATATGCCTGATTTGAGTAGTGGTATACTGACTGTTCCTGTATTCAGGTGAAGACTGTTTTTCCCTCTTGCACTGGCTCAGCCTTAACGCCTTCTGTCCAGGCTTATAGCGCTGATGCAATGAGAATGTCTGAAATGACAACAAGATGATTCAAAATGTAATAGTTTAATAAAAATCTATGAATGAAATATGTCCAAGTGCCTTCTTGTATGCTGATATAATGGGACTTCCTGTCGCTGATGTCCGTCGACAGATGGCACAACCTTCCCTTTATATGCAGGGAAATGTGGACTGACTTTTGTTCTGCAAGACATTAGTTATTTATTAGGTAAAAGCAAAATGCAAAAAACGTTGTATTTTACATCATTTTCCAAGTTGTATTAGTCGTaagtacaggatacacatggtgtacacagtccaatgaaatgcttacttgcaggttccttctcgacaatgcaaagacaataagaaataataccacccactggagagccttgcggtcgtGGATGGAACGATTCCCGTACCAGGCTGTGAACAACTGGTCAGGACACTCTGGATGGCGCAGcggtagtatttggagaggacccAGGGTGgcatgtcaaatttcttcagccgcctTATGAATTATAGGCGCTGTTGTGccctcttgacaagagtggtggtgttgttggtccatgtCAAGTCATCTGTGATAACATAAAATTCTTTAAAAAATGAGTCAGAACAGGTACATCAGAGCCAGGACCCAGAgagtgaaaaacagcttctattaccagaccatcagactgttaaacagcttctattaccagggaCCCAACTTTTGCAcaacttctattaccagaccaccagactGTTGAATGGCTTCTAATACCAGGCCAtcactgttgaacagcttatattaccatcagactgttgaacagcttctaataccagtccatcagactgttgaacagccatcactagccgtcTATACCAGGTGATGTGCGCACAcacccagtctcacacacacacacacacactcaaacacatacaCAGCCAACGCTGCTGTCCCATGTTATAGAGACATTAAACCACCAGACACTTCCTGTTTTACACTGTGTATTTAAATATTATATTCTCAACATATTTCTACTACTGTGTTTTAGTTACgctgtttatactgtacactacataTTTATGTATATACTGGATTATTGATATAGGTCACtaatatctactgctgtacatatcgtTCTTAGTGTATCTGGTGTAAGTTCATCCAGTGTATATAATGTACGTATAGATTGCATTTGAACTACTGTTACAGGGCCATTTGGGATGTCAACTGGATTCTGACATttctggaatatatatatattttgtacttGTTTggcattttactgcattgttaggagctagtaaaataagcatttcgctgcacccacTATGACATAAACTAAACTGTGTATTTGACCAATATACTTTGATCAAAAGAGCACTAGTTCAACTTAATAAATAACACATTACCATCgcaaggttaaataaaatgtcaaatgaggatagtaagtgcctattaagtgccGAATAATGTAAGTGTTGACCATAACACAGTTgacgatttcatcttaaatcagccataaatccccaaCTTTAACAATTGAATTTTATTGTGAAAACATTTGGAACCTGTCTATCTACGGGTAACATGGTTGGTGCGTGATGCTCAGCctgctcagttttccaccacaaaacaccagaaaatggcccCAAAAAGTAGAACcaactcacctgcttttacactaggATTTGACTAATGGTCAATGCTTCTTttgaaaaaatattttataaggaatcgtttcaccatattaaaacgagagttcagttcacTTATCAGGGTCGGCCTTACGGACAGGTCTTGTTGAACCTTCAAATGTTTCACTGGTCGCATGAAATACTGTCAATAATATTCTCCAGAAATGACtatcaaagcaacaaaataactaaggaTTTACAATGATGCAGGAAATTTTGAGAAATTTGTGGGTTAAGTGgattaaaatcttcctagaagtcaggTGCACAAAGGGGCATGCCAAAATGCTGAATTTTGACAATTTAGCAAGTCTTTATTAATAGTAAAATAATCCATACTGGTGCACAGTTTCTACTTAAATATCAAAGGCACTCGTTTCGTGGAACGACCCAACATTTGTGACCTTGCATCACAAAGACTCTACAAAATAGAGTCTATACAATCACTATGTCAACCAATGGATTTTGAGAAGGAAACAAAGAGGACGcaaggaatcaaggaaatgcaTTTGAGATTCTCCCCCAGACCTCACCTTTGGTCTCCTGTACACACCTATCCAGTAATTTCACACCAATACAGGAAATTCCACTCCTTACTGTTATGACCACTCCTTAATCTACGAGGAAGGGTTCACAATTTCATTGAAGCAGTTTACAACACCTTGTTGTTAGTAATAATCATTGTGTATTTGGAAAATCCTTACAGGTTACTGGTGTGTGCCCAGATAAGATCCTAACAGCAAGTGGGGAATGGTAGTCCAGTAATCATTAGTTCCTACCACGGCCAACAACCCATGTCTACTGTACTTCATTTTGTTCAAAGACTATCATAAACAAAGctacagtgtcacgccctggccttagttatctttgttttctttattatttttggtTTAGGCCAGGgggtgacatgggtgatttattgtGTTCGTCTTGTCTAGGGGATTATTAGAttaatggggttgtgttcagtttagttgtctaggtaagtctatggttgcctagagtggttctcaatcagaggcaggtgtttatcgttgtctctgattgggaaccatatttaggcagccatattctttgggtattttgtgggttattgtttcctgtctttgtgttttatgcaccagttaggactggtTCGGTTTTCACGTTCATTGTTTTGTAGTTgtgttcatgtttgagttttcCTATTAAAacaatggacacttaccacgccgcatattggtcctccgatccttctcgcctctcttcttcagacgaagaggaggaaaaccgtgATATACAGAATATTTTTCAGAACTAAAACCTTGACCATGCCTGTTTTGTTTTTCATTTATTGTCATTTTGTAAACAAAATATATATCAAAATAGTACAATCAACTATACATGTATATACACTTACAATTTCATGTTTTGGCATACCATTTTTTCAAAACAGTAATAAGACAGCTAAACTTGCACATTTTTcttaaaaacggaacattttgaGTTAGGATTGCACTGTGGCCATCAGATCTGATAATGTAGATATGGTCTGTCTGAATATTACAACACATTTCATCCACATATTATATTTCTACAGCAAAATAACGTtataaagaagaaaaaaaataatatCAAATATCAATTGCTAAAACAACTGGATAGAGTGTGCAGAGTTTCTCACAGTTGTGTTCTCTATCCAGTCTATATCCGGGGGAGGGGGGGGCTGTGGCTGGATACCCTTTAGTGGAGCTGAAGGAGAATGTGGCAGCGGTGGAATCTGGCATActacatacatgtattttaatgAAAGGCTCCCTTTGTGGAATGGTTTATGCTGGTGAATGGGGTAGCTGTGGTGGTGATGGAGCCTTGTATTGAGCCCACAGGGCGAGGCATGCAGTACATGTTGCCTGTGGTGACGATGCACTGCAGGGGCCACAGCACGATGACCACTAGCAGCACCATCAGCACCATGAAGAGCAGCAGCCGCCTGCAGCTGGTCAGACGCCTCATAAAGGCCGTGTTGTGGGGGCGTGTCTGAGCCGGGACCTCTCCTGCTTTGCTGGCCCCTATGTCGATGCAGATGCAGAAGGTCGCGGTGGAGCTAGAGGCCTCGGGGCTGGCCTCCAAGGCCCGTTTGTAGCACAGCTTCTCTCCGTCTAGCCACACAGGCTCCTCGTGCTGCTGGTTGCTGGGCAGCTTACACAGTACCTCGCTGCTGGTGGCCAGGGCCGGGGGACCCTCCTTGGTCAGGAGGGTGGGATGGCGGCAGAAGGGACACAGGATCTTGCTGCTGCCTCCTCCTTCCTGCTCTCCCAGTGAAATGGCCATGAGGCGTGACAGACACTCGAGGCAGAAGGTGTGGGCACAGTCCAGCAGCTTGGGCATCTTGAAGACGTTGTCGTAGGTGTTGAAGCAGATGGAGCACTCGGGTTGGCTGCCAACAGCTCCCATTATATCCAGGTCCACTTTCTCTTCCTGGGTGTGCCACACCTGAGGGATCTGCGCCATTTTGAAGGGATGTTCTGTATCCTTTTCCCGCTTCCTTTAGTCGTTGTCCCCCTTTCTCTTCTTTGTACTTGGTGTGGATTATCTGAGAATGAATGGAAATGCAGATTATCTCTTAATAACGTGCTCAGATGGTGAGTAAAATCTATTTTTAAAATCATGCAGTGTGGACATAATCCCAAACTGTTCACAGGATTTTTGTGATTTTTGTGTCAAGTGCATATTATAAAATACAGTAGGTTTAAGGTTTATGACCCCATGCAGGCGGAGTTGCAATACCATTATGTTATTCTCTTCAGAATACGATTACATTCTGAACTATTTTAGAGGTTACACAGTAGTCACAAATAATTCAGCATTTGGTGGAATATAGATATGTctataatttaaatgtatttttttgcttTTAATATCAGACCATGCCATCTACAATTCATTTCTTGCTTACTCTCTACTTTATCCAGTATGGGGCTGATTGACATCCATTCACTAAACCCACTAATGTCCCTGAGCAACCTCTTGCATTCCCTGGGCCACGTTCATCAGGGAAACGTTGTCATTAATGGCATTAATAGAACTGACACGATTCCTCATTCTACATGTCAGAGGCTTCTTTGTTCCACATAATATATTTCTATATTTTCTATCACTTTTGTTTAACCAGGAACGACCCTTGAATTAAGATACCTCTTTTACAAGGGGTGACCTGGAAACCTATATCAGAATTTTTTTCTTCAGGGTAGCCCAATGGAGACCAGGGTCTGATTCCCAACGGTGCCCTGAGTACAAGTTTTTTCTCACAACAGGAAGAACAATTTACATTATAATTAAAACAAgaagaataaaaaaaataaccacaacctcaacaccacaattTCAACAATTAAAGCCCTACAATCTATCGAAACAACTGCAATCCTCAATGAATTAATTCAATACCAGAGTCTTAAACTGCCCTAGCGGCACCAGGGAATCCATTTTGTAGGTTATTCCAACAATGGGGGGGCACTAAAACTAAAGGAGGATTTTAAATTGGTTGAGACCAGAGGGacctcaagagttaaccaatcctGCGAGTGGGTTGGGTCGCTCATTCTTTAATACGTTGGCAGCAAATTTAGGTAAGTTGAAACTCGTGTAGTAGGGCTTTGTAAAGGAAAAATTGAGTAATCAATTGATCTACAGGACTTTAATGAAGACCAGCCAAACTgttgatacaggatgcagtggTGAGTATTAAACCTGTCCCCAGGGATAAAACGAACGGCGCTGTGGTAGACGGCATCCAACGGTTTAAGACTAGTGGCTGCTGCAATCTGGTAAATGGTGTCACCATAATCAAGAACTGGCAGGAAAGTTGACTGTACAATCTGCTTCCTATTATTTAGAGAGAGGTACGGTCTATTTCCAAAAAAGAAGGCTACTTTAAATCATAGCTTTTTAACTAGCTCATccatatgtttaaaaaaaaacattgtctTTGTCAATCCAAATTCCCAGATACTTGTAGGTGGGAACCTATCAATGGGAGAACCATCCAATGAATAAATATGTAGTCCATCTGAAACATTCTTGCGAGAACTAGAGAACAACATGCATTTAGTCTTGCCCGCATTAAGTACAAGTTTTAAACCAACCA
It includes:
- the LOC115132064 gene encoding RING finger protein 223-like, whose protein sequence is MAQIPQVWHTQEEKVDLDIMGAVGSQPECSICFNTYDNVFKMPKLLDCAHTFCLECLSRLMAISLGEQEGGGSSKILCPFCRHPTLLTKEGPPALATSSEVLCKLPSNQQHEEPVWLDGEKLCYKRALEASPEASSSTATFCICIDIGASKAGEVPAQTRPHNTAFMRRLTSCRRLLLFMVLMVLLVVIVLWPLQCIVTTGNMYCMPRPVGSIQGSITTTATPFTSINHSTKGAFH